One window from the genome of Epinephelus fuscoguttatus linkage group LG3, E.fuscoguttatus.final_Chr_v1 encodes:
- the LOC125886587 gene encoding uncharacterized protein LOC125886587, translated as MSRRKVVAPAWYQDSDTEIDEPVVKRKKRTATNMKDSTSVPQMPTMPSFQPSMELFSQTEDQNTPTLFIRTNTLDEAPTRDVFQSYTALIWLFGYFIHIIYPYSIFPYPSHTSTPATSSCENDSSIPSYVRCLFMRLDRIERSLSNIMSILVKDMQSQNPEIEELSRQLQTVEELEQACENLTDTAYKKKWSTTCVFMEVPLQGTQ; from the exons ATGTCTCGCAGGAAGGTTGTTGCTCCTGCATGGTACCAAGATTCTG ATACTGAAATAGATGAGCCTGTggtcaaaagaaagaaaaggactGCAACTAACATGAAGGACAGTACCTCAGTGCCACAGATGCCTACAATGCCCTCTT tCCAGCCATCAATGGAATTATTTTCGCAGACAGAAGACCAGAACACTCCAA cgCTGTTCATAAGAACCAATACACTGGATGAAGCCCCAACCAGGGATGTGTTTCAAAGCTACACAGCTTTGATTTGGTTATTTGGttattttatccatattatTTATCCATATTCCATTTTTCCATATCCCTCCCACACCAGCACTCCAGCAACTTCAAGCTGTGAAA aTGATTCCTCCATACCATCCTATGTGAGGTGCCTTTTCATGAGGCTGGACAGGATTGAACGTTCTCTCTCCAACATCATGTCCATTTTGGTGAAAGATATGCAATCTCAAAACCCGGAGATTGAGGAGCTTTCAAGGCAACTACAGACTGTTGAAGAACTGGAACAAGCTTGTGAAAACCTAACTGACACCGCTTACAAAAAAAAGTG GTCGACTACCTGTGTCTTTATGGAGGTACCGCTCCAGGGGACACAGTGA
- the LOC125886588 gene encoding uncharacterized protein LOC125886588 isoform X1, with amino-acid sequence MEPQQPGREKRLFSWRKAFKLITASDEDSLHSSGLDSANSGDDADLIQGRDPSYDIVDDDDEEEVGVSSLCTPEGGRGGGRSRSPANRGSRSETLPGDAPGWRTKKEPDILPHPLPHFLPKRRTGVQPPLSQYVDNPSPSELLRMYFHQAAIKTLCANTNKNAAKILLIVDRNCHKTYHSSPGAIEKKIFQASDICGPTQ; translated from the exons ATGGAACCACAACAACCCGGACGCGAGAAACGGCTTTTCTCCTGGCGCAAAGCTTTCAAGCTAATTACAGCGTCGGATGAAGATTCACTCCACTCATCTGGTCTGGATTCTGCCAACAGTGGCGATGATGCCGACCTCATCCAAGGGAGAGATCCCTCCTAtgacat AGttgacgatgatgatgaggaggaagtgggggtCTCCTCGCTCTGCACCCcggagggaggcagagggggaggaaggagtCGGTCTCCAGCAAACAGAGGCTCCAGGTCAGAGACACTCCCTGGTGATGCACCCGGATGGAGAACCAAAAAGGAGCCTGACATCTTGCCACATCCCCTACCACATTTTCTGCCCAAAAGGAGGACAGGTGTGCAGCCTCCTCTATCACAGTATGTGGACAATCCCTCTCCATCTGAGCTGTTGAGGATGTACTTTCACCAGGCCGCCATCAAAACACTGTGTGCCAACaccaataaaaatgcagcaaaaatattgCTCATCGTAGACAGGAACTGTCACAAGACCTATCACAGCTCCCCTGGTGCTATTGAAAA GAAGATATTTCAAGCATCAGACATCTGTGGACCGACGCAATAA
- the LOC125886588 gene encoding uncharacterized protein LOC125886588 isoform X2, whose protein sequence is MMMRRKWGSPRSAPRREAEGEEGVGLQQTEAPGQRHSLVMHPDGEPKRSLTSCHIPYHIFCPKGGQVCSLLYHRRYFKHQTSVDRRNKDFHSPESRERG, encoded by the exons atgatgatgaggaggaagtgggggtCTCCTCGCTCTGCACCCcggagggaggcagagggggaggaaggagtCGGTCTCCAGCAAACAGAGGCTCCAGGTCAGAGACACTCCCTGGTGATGCACCCGGATGGAGAACCAAAAAGGAGCCTGACATCTTGCCACATCCCCTACCACATTTTCTGCCCAAAAGGAGGACAGGTGTGCAGCCTCCTCTATCACA GAAGATATTTCAAGCATCAGACATCTGTGGACCGACGCAATAAAGATTTCCACTCTCCTGAGAGCAGAGAAAGAGG
- the LOC125886568 gene encoding uncharacterized protein LOC125886568 isoform X1: MPAEVGTQHKTSLANKLMAMPPKYLLRVYIATDVAVKVTLNERPTSVDELIGILKDKVNPRLDFEFTLQYEDPDFGGELCCLVDVEDLPEKGTLRVVRSESDLSSCASSDTDILPHVPVSQRQKTWPDVFPVPTFSYEVEHVLQEGNSVFESSGKNLKLSRAQKHNILENMASLMYSFKPYPSDRDVGMAAEALINAHPCLKEPGSASGWYGWKISLKFKMGNYRTRLARSGCKEVSVNTGKRSRNNPEKAHPHSNIKKARRAEVNFLPNFPRGQNEDSLEEMRIEMKAEVDRADRNLQSIEKLMQTTFALRRQEIVQGDPLVKDFLERWPALQVQSQVCAEFHRITNVNLRNQFYSELDRHIPQLIELYRQKAARTGRVAGALRDILQYYETEDVHDINMKRTVALRALSVYLREEDTQFFKTWNTEESEEPDIGDTPIAIVTMVRERSASPVHFSPVSTAIVVEDEFIIRDIATFADAYVLLFGLVYVLHLDYPKKLLGTFTFIQKVVMGLDDGAPLKPALLALKNDLLTK; encoded by the exons ATGCCGGCTGAAGTTGGTACCCAGCACAAGACATCCTTGGCAAACAAG CTGATGGCCATGCCCCCAAAGTACCTTCTTCGTGTCTACATAGCCACTGATGTGGCTGtgaaagtgactttgaatgAGAGGCCAACATCAGTTGATGAGCTCATCGGCATCTTGAAAGACAAAGTTAACCCGAGGCTGGACTTTGAATTCACGTTACAGTATGAGGATCCGGACTTCGgaggagagctctgctgtttgGTTGATGTAGAAGACCTGCCAGAGAAGGGCACGCTTAGAGTTGTTAGATCAGAAAGTGATCTAAGTTCATGTGCTAGTTCAGACACAGATATCCTGCCTCATGTGCCTGTAAGCCAACGGCAAAAAACATGGCCTGATGTTTtccctgtcccaactttttcgTATGAAGTTGAACATGTCTTGCAAGAGGGGAACAGTGTTTTTGAGAGCTCTGGAAAGAATCTAAAATTAAGCagagcacaaaaacacaacattctAGAGAACATGGCCTCCTTAATGTACTCTTTTAAACCGTACCCAAGCGACAGGGATGTAGGCATGGCAGCTGAAGCCCTGATTAATGCTCACCCATGTCTGAAAGAGCCGGGGAGTGCGAGCGGGTGGTACGGATGGAAAATTAGCCTGAAATTTAAAATGGGCAATTATCGTACTAGGCTGGCAAGATCTGGATGCAAGGAGGTGTCCGTAAATACAGGGAAAAGAAGCAGGAATAATCCTGAGAAAGCACATCCCCACTCGAACATTAAAAAAGCCAGAAGGGCTGAAGTAAACTTTCTACCAAACTTCCCAAGAGGACAAAACGAGGACAGTTTGGAGGAAATGAGAATAGAGATGAAAGCTGAAGTTGATAGAGCCGACAGAAACCTACAATCAATAGAGAAACTCATGCAGACAACATTTGCACTTCGTCGTCAGGAAATTGTTCAGGGAGACCCATTGGTGAAGGACTTTCTGGAGAGATGGCCTGCCCTTCAGGTCCAATCAcag GTCTGTGCTGAGTTCCACAGGATCACCAATGTAAATTTACGGAACCAGTTTTATTCTGAACTAGATCGGCACATTCCACAGCTCATAGAACTTTACAGACAGAAGGCAGCTCGTACTGGCAGGGTGGCAGGAGCACTGCGAGACATCCTACAGTATTATGAAACTGAG GATGTGCACGATATCAACATGAAACGCACTGTGGCCCTTCGTGCTCTCTCAGTATACCTGCGGGAAGAGGACACACAGTTTTTCAAGACTTGGAAC ACTGAGGAATCAGAGGAGCCAGACATCGGGGACACACCCATTGCCATTGTCACGATGGTCAGAGAAAGAAGTGCATCTCCTGTTCACTTCAGTCCCGTATCCACAGCCATTGTGGTGGAAGATGAATTCATCATCAGGGACATTGCCACGTTTGCCGATGCATATGTGTTACTGTTTGGCCTGGTGTATGTTCTGCATTTGGACTACCCAAAGAAGCTACTTGGCACCTTCACCTTCATACAAAAGGTTGTAATGGGGTTGGATGATGGTGCACCCCTGAAACCTGCTCTGCTCGCTTTGAAAAATGACCTGCTTACAAAGTAG
- the LOC125886568 gene encoding uncharacterized protein LOC125886568 isoform X3, which yields MPAEVGTQHKTSLANKLMAMPPKYLLRVYIATDVAVKVTLNERPTSVDELIGILKDKVNPRLDFEFTLQYEDPDFGGELCCLVDVEDLPEKGTLRVVRSESDLSSCASSDTDILPHVPVSQRQKTWPDVFPVPTFSYEVEHVLQEGNSVFESSGKNLKLSRAQKHNILENMASLMYSFKPYPSDRDVGMAAEALINAHPCLKEPGSASGWYGWKISLKFKMGNYRTRLARSGCKEVSVNTGKRSRNNPEKAHPHSNIKKARRAEVNFLPNFPRGQNEDSLEEMRIEMKAEVDRADRNLQSIEKLMQTTFALRRQEIVQGDPLVKDFLERWPALQVQSQVCAEFHRITNVNLRNQFYSELDRHIPQLIELYRQKAARTGRVAGALRDILQYYETETEESEEPDIGDTPIAIVTMVRERSASPVHFSPVSTAIVVEDEFIIRDIATFADAYVLLFGLVYVLHLDYPKKLLGTFTFIQKVVMGLDDGAPLKPALLALKNDLLTK from the exons ATGCCGGCTGAAGTTGGTACCCAGCACAAGACATCCTTGGCAAACAAG CTGATGGCCATGCCCCCAAAGTACCTTCTTCGTGTCTACATAGCCACTGATGTGGCTGtgaaagtgactttgaatgAGAGGCCAACATCAGTTGATGAGCTCATCGGCATCTTGAAAGACAAAGTTAACCCGAGGCTGGACTTTGAATTCACGTTACAGTATGAGGATCCGGACTTCGgaggagagctctgctgtttgGTTGATGTAGAAGACCTGCCAGAGAAGGGCACGCTTAGAGTTGTTAGATCAGAAAGTGATCTAAGTTCATGTGCTAGTTCAGACACAGATATCCTGCCTCATGTGCCTGTAAGCCAACGGCAAAAAACATGGCCTGATGTTTtccctgtcccaactttttcgTATGAAGTTGAACATGTCTTGCAAGAGGGGAACAGTGTTTTTGAGAGCTCTGGAAAGAATCTAAAATTAAGCagagcacaaaaacacaacattctAGAGAACATGGCCTCCTTAATGTACTCTTTTAAACCGTACCCAAGCGACAGGGATGTAGGCATGGCAGCTGAAGCCCTGATTAATGCTCACCCATGTCTGAAAGAGCCGGGGAGTGCGAGCGGGTGGTACGGATGGAAAATTAGCCTGAAATTTAAAATGGGCAATTATCGTACTAGGCTGGCAAGATCTGGATGCAAGGAGGTGTCCGTAAATACAGGGAAAAGAAGCAGGAATAATCCTGAGAAAGCACATCCCCACTCGAACATTAAAAAAGCCAGAAGGGCTGAAGTAAACTTTCTACCAAACTTCCCAAGAGGACAAAACGAGGACAGTTTGGAGGAAATGAGAATAGAGATGAAAGCTGAAGTTGATAGAGCCGACAGAAACCTACAATCAATAGAGAAACTCATGCAGACAACATTTGCACTTCGTCGTCAGGAAATTGTTCAGGGAGACCCATTGGTGAAGGACTTTCTGGAGAGATGGCCTGCCCTTCAGGTCCAATCAcag GTCTGTGCTGAGTTCCACAGGATCACCAATGTAAATTTACGGAACCAGTTTTATTCTGAACTAGATCGGCACATTCCACAGCTCATAGAACTTTACAGACAGAAGGCAGCTCGTACTGGCAGGGTGGCAGGAGCACTGCGAGACATCCTACAGTATTATGAAACTGAG ACTGAGGAATCAGAGGAGCCAGACATCGGGGACACACCCATTGCCATTGTCACGATGGTCAGAGAAAGAAGTGCATCTCCTGTTCACTTCAGTCCCGTATCCACAGCCATTGTGGTGGAAGATGAATTCATCATCAGGGACATTGCCACGTTTGCCGATGCATATGTGTTACTGTTTGGCCTGGTGTATGTTCTGCATTTGGACTACCCAAAGAAGCTACTTGGCACCTTCACCTTCATACAAAAGGTTGTAATGGGGTTGGATGATGGTGCACCCCTGAAACCTGCTCTGCTCGCTTTGAAAAATGACCTGCTTACAAAGTAG
- the LOC125886568 gene encoding uncharacterized protein LOC125886568 isoform X2 codes for MLMAMPPKYLLRVYIATDVAVKVTLNERPTSVDELIGILKDKVNPRLDFEFTLQYEDPDFGGELCCLVDVEDLPEKGTLRVVRSESDLSSCASSDTDILPHVPVSQRQKTWPDVFPVPTFSYEVEHVLQEGNSVFESSGKNLKLSRAQKHNILENMASLMYSFKPYPSDRDVGMAAEALINAHPCLKEPGSASGWYGWKISLKFKMGNYRTRLARSGCKEVSVNTGKRSRNNPEKAHPHSNIKKARRAEVNFLPNFPRGQNEDSLEEMRIEMKAEVDRADRNLQSIEKLMQTTFALRRQEIVQGDPLVKDFLERWPALQVQSQVCAEFHRITNVNLRNQFYSELDRHIPQLIELYRQKAARTGRVAGALRDILQYYETEDVHDINMKRTVALRALSVYLREEDTQFFKTWNTEESEEPDIGDTPIAIVTMVRERSASPVHFSPVSTAIVVEDEFIIRDIATFADAYVLLFGLVYVLHLDYPKKLLGTFTFIQKVVMGLDDGAPLKPALLALKNDLLTK; via the exons ATG CTGATGGCCATGCCCCCAAAGTACCTTCTTCGTGTCTACATAGCCACTGATGTGGCTGtgaaagtgactttgaatgAGAGGCCAACATCAGTTGATGAGCTCATCGGCATCTTGAAAGACAAAGTTAACCCGAGGCTGGACTTTGAATTCACGTTACAGTATGAGGATCCGGACTTCGgaggagagctctgctgtttgGTTGATGTAGAAGACCTGCCAGAGAAGGGCACGCTTAGAGTTGTTAGATCAGAAAGTGATCTAAGTTCATGTGCTAGTTCAGACACAGATATCCTGCCTCATGTGCCTGTAAGCCAACGGCAAAAAACATGGCCTGATGTTTtccctgtcccaactttttcgTATGAAGTTGAACATGTCTTGCAAGAGGGGAACAGTGTTTTTGAGAGCTCTGGAAAGAATCTAAAATTAAGCagagcacaaaaacacaacattctAGAGAACATGGCCTCCTTAATGTACTCTTTTAAACCGTACCCAAGCGACAGGGATGTAGGCATGGCAGCTGAAGCCCTGATTAATGCTCACCCATGTCTGAAAGAGCCGGGGAGTGCGAGCGGGTGGTACGGATGGAAAATTAGCCTGAAATTTAAAATGGGCAATTATCGTACTAGGCTGGCAAGATCTGGATGCAAGGAGGTGTCCGTAAATACAGGGAAAAGAAGCAGGAATAATCCTGAGAAAGCACATCCCCACTCGAACATTAAAAAAGCCAGAAGGGCTGAAGTAAACTTTCTACCAAACTTCCCAAGAGGACAAAACGAGGACAGTTTGGAGGAAATGAGAATAGAGATGAAAGCTGAAGTTGATAGAGCCGACAGAAACCTACAATCAATAGAGAAACTCATGCAGACAACATTTGCACTTCGTCGTCAGGAAATTGTTCAGGGAGACCCATTGGTGAAGGACTTTCTGGAGAGATGGCCTGCCCTTCAGGTCCAATCAcag GTCTGTGCTGAGTTCCACAGGATCACCAATGTAAATTTACGGAACCAGTTTTATTCTGAACTAGATCGGCACATTCCACAGCTCATAGAACTTTACAGACAGAAGGCAGCTCGTACTGGCAGGGTGGCAGGAGCACTGCGAGACATCCTACAGTATTATGAAACTGAG GATGTGCACGATATCAACATGAAACGCACTGTGGCCCTTCGTGCTCTCTCAGTATACCTGCGGGAAGAGGACACACAGTTTTTCAAGACTTGGAAC ACTGAGGAATCAGAGGAGCCAGACATCGGGGACACACCCATTGCCATTGTCACGATGGTCAGAGAAAGAAGTGCATCTCCTGTTCACTTCAGTCCCGTATCCACAGCCATTGTGGTGGAAGATGAATTCATCATCAGGGACATTGCCACGTTTGCCGATGCATATGTGTTACTGTTTGGCCTGGTGTATGTTCTGCATTTGGACTACCCAAAGAAGCTACTTGGCACCTTCACCTTCATACAAAAGGTTGTAATGGGGTTGGATGATGGTGCACCCCTGAAACCTGCTCTGCTCGCTTTGAAAAATGACCTGCTTACAAAGTAG